Proteins from one Halopseudomonas pelagia genomic window:
- a CDS encoding COX15/CtaA family protein, translating into MRKPGYLFAVGALALGFVVVILGAYTRLVHAGLGCPDWPGCYGFLGVPRSDSAIQLAEMRFPDDPVEVFKAWAEMIHRYAAGILGLVILGLALMSLRQKRVPGYPVGLSFGLLLLVVCQALFGMWTVTLKLWPQVVTAHLLGGFATLSLLMLLCLRLHGGFHPMGPAKAIAKLRFLARLTLLVVIAQITLGGWTSTNYAAVACVDFPTCHGEWWPEMDFAAGFHLFHEIGPNYLGGMLLGEGRTAIHFTHRLGAIVTSLFVLLLAWKLMDRRMPKLAGLLTLVLITQVGLGITNVLAHLPLTVAVAHNAVGATLLLVVVTINYRLRAPAADAIFSTERSSSRLASR; encoded by the coding sequence ATGCGTAAACCAGGTTACCTGTTTGCCGTCGGCGCACTGGCGCTAGGGTTCGTAGTGGTGATTCTCGGTGCCTACACTCGCCTGGTGCATGCCGGCCTGGGTTGTCCGGACTGGCCGGGGTGTTATGGTTTTCTCGGCGTACCGCGCAGCGACAGTGCCATTCAGCTAGCCGAGATGCGCTTTCCCGATGACCCGGTGGAAGTTTTCAAGGCCTGGGCCGAGATGATCCACCGCTATGCCGCCGGCATCCTAGGCCTGGTCATCCTCGGCCTGGCGCTGATGAGCCTGCGGCAAAAACGCGTGCCGGGTTATCCGGTGGGCCTGAGCTTCGGCCTGTTGCTGCTGGTAGTCTGTCAGGCGCTGTTCGGCATGTGGACGGTAACACTGAAATTGTGGCCACAAGTCGTCACCGCGCACCTGCTCGGCGGCTTCGCCACCCTCAGTCTGTTGATGCTACTGTGCCTGCGCCTGCACGGCGGATTTCACCCGATGGGCCCCGCCAAAGCGATCGCCAAACTACGCTTCCTTGCCCGGCTGACACTGCTGGTGGTCATCGCGCAGATCACCCTCGGTGGCTGGACCAGCACCAATTACGCCGCCGTTGCCTGCGTGGACTTTCCCACCTGCCACGGCGAATGGTGGCCAGAGATGGACTTCGCCGCTGGCTTTCACCTGTTCCACGAAATAGGGCCCAATTACCTGGGCGGCATGTTGCTCGGTGAAGGCCGCACGGCCATCCATTTCACCCACCGGCTCGGCGCCATTGTAACCAGCCTGTTTGTGCTACTGCTGGCCTGGAAGCTGATGGACCGGCGCATGCCTAAACTGGCCGGATTGCTTACCCTGGTATTGATAACCCAGGTCGGTCTGGGCATCACCAATGTACTGGCGCATTTGCCGCTAACCGTCGCCGTTGCCCACAATGCTGTGGGTGCTACTCTGCTGTTGGTCGTGGTGACTATCAACTATCGCTTGCGTGCGCCTGCTGCAGATGCCATTTTCAGTACCGAGAGGTCTAGCTCAAGGCTGGCCAGCCGCTGA
- the cyoE gene encoding heme o synthase — protein sequence MSNTAQATAGWRDYLELTKPKVVALMIITSAIGMLLATEGMVPWSVLLLGNLGIALCAGSAAAVNHLVDRRIDIHMARTQRRPMAQGRVNPLNAMLFALVLGVAGMGILLQWINALTAWLTLASLLGYAVIYTSFLKRATPQNIVIGGLAGAAPPLLGWTAVTGQIDAEALLLVLIIFAWTPPHFWALAIHRKEEYAKVDIPMLPVTHGERYTKLHILLYTFILLAVSMLPYVIHMSGIIYLTVALVLGVRFIDWAWAMWRDSRPHAAIKTFKFSLWYLLWIFVALLVDHYVGVAGWL from the coding sequence ATGAGCAACACCGCACAGGCCACCGCCGGATGGCGCGACTACCTGGAGCTGACCAAGCCCAAAGTTGTGGCACTGATGATCATCACTTCGGCCATCGGCATGCTGCTGGCCACCGAAGGCATGGTGCCCTGGAGCGTGTTGTTGCTGGGTAATCTCGGCATCGCCCTGTGCGCCGGCTCGGCGGCGGCGGTCAATCATCTGGTGGATCGGCGTATCGATATCCATATGGCGCGCACCCAGCGTCGGCCGATGGCTCAGGGGCGGGTCAATCCGCTCAATGCCATGCTCTTTGCCCTGGTACTCGGCGTGGCCGGCATGGGCATTCTGCTGCAATGGATCAATGCCCTGACTGCCTGGCTGACACTGGCTTCGCTGCTCGGCTACGCGGTAATCTACACCTCGTTTCTCAAGCGCGCCACGCCGCAGAATATCGTCATCGGCGGTCTCGCTGGCGCAGCTCCGCCCTTGCTTGGCTGGACCGCGGTTACCGGGCAGATTGATGCCGAAGCATTGTTGCTGGTACTGATCATTTTTGCCTGGACGCCACCGCATTTCTGGGCACTGGCCATTCACCGCAAGGAAGAATACGCCAAGGTCGACATTCCGATGCTGCCCGTCACCCATGGCGAGCGGTATACCAAGCTGCACATTCTGCTTTACACCTTTATTCTGCTCGCCGTCAGCATGCTGCCCTATGTGATTCACATGAGCGGCATCATCTACCTGACCGTAGCGCTGGTACTCGGCGTGCGCTTTATCGACTGGGCCTGGGCTATGTGGCGTGACAGCCGTCCGCATGCAGCCATCAAGACCTTCAAGTTTTCCCTCTGGTATCTGTTGTGGATATTCGTCGCGCTGCTGGTTGATCATTATGTGGGAGTTGCCGGATGGCTTTAA
- a CDS encoding SCO family protein, whose product MALSGVQKTVLVTLAVIALVIGAIVHKVTRPVALDREQLSQSGIFLFDSPRSLPEVEMLSAAGGSWGKQDLVGQWDLLFFGYTFCPDICPTTMADLKQLVDALPEASAEQLEVTMVSVDPNRDTPEQMQQYLGFFKAGFHGATGNPEELAKLARALSIAYIEPDTSSENYLVDHSGQVVIVNPEGQYVGFLRPPLKPQELSQWLPRIMTP is encoded by the coding sequence ATGGCTTTAAGCGGCGTGCAAAAAACTGTTCTGGTGACCCTGGCAGTGATTGCCCTGGTCATCGGCGCGATTGTCCATAAAGTCACCCGTCCAGTAGCACTGGATCGTGAGCAACTGTCGCAGTCAGGCATATTTCTGTTCGACAGCCCGCGCAGCCTGCCCGAAGTAGAAATGCTGTCTGCTGCTGGCGGTAGCTGGGGCAAGCAGGACCTGGTCGGACAATGGGATTTGCTGTTCTTTGGTTATACCTTTTGCCCGGATATCTGCCCGACCACCATGGCCGATCTCAAGCAACTGGTTGACGCGTTACCAGAAGCGTCTGCTGAGCAACTCGAGGTGACCATGGTCAGCGTTGACCCGAATCGCGACACGCCCGAGCAGATGCAGCAATACCTGGGCTTCTTCAAAGCCGGCTTCCACGGTGCGACCGGGAACCCGGAAGAGCTGGCCAAGCTGGCGCGGGCGTTATCCATCGCCTATATCGAGCCGGACACCAGCAGCGAGAATTATCTGGTCGACCACAGCGGCCAGGTGGTGATCGTCAACCCCGAGGGGCAATACGTGGGCTTCTTGCGACCCCCGCTGAAGCCGCAGGAATTGAGCCAGTGGTTGCCGCGAATCATGACTCCCTGA
- a CDS encoding TIGR03915 family putative DNA repair protein: protein MRILCCEDDFACWRDQARQLLVQGVPPHAVCWEDEDNRQLFAAEPLPAYGGPVQTLRVPAALLTELKSAARYRAPGRWNLLYRVLWRVVKGERQAMLAGDPDGSELHRRIKSASREAHHLHAFLRFHPLPADADLDYVAWHEPAHDILASASMHFAERLGRQRWLIATPRDAVWYDGQQLHYRQPCPPEWRVRAEAVRGKDDALWETYYASIFNPARLNRKVMQGHMPLRFWKGLTEGKLIPVLLSKARAGSQKDGQADGVSGKAGKVIRLARSKAVADGPATAQIGVKDASIRES, encoded by the coding sequence ATGCGGATACTCTGCTGCGAAGACGATTTTGCATGCTGGCGCGATCAGGCCCGGCAACTGCTGGTGCAGGGCGTGCCGCCACACGCAGTGTGCTGGGAAGATGAAGACAATCGCCAGCTGTTCGCTGCGGAGCCGCTGCCCGCTTACGGCGGGCCGGTGCAAACGCTGCGCGTACCGGCGGCATTGCTCACGGAGCTCAAGAGTGCCGCTCGCTACCGAGCGCCAGGCCGCTGGAACCTGCTGTATCGGGTGCTCTGGCGGGTGGTCAAAGGTGAGCGGCAAGCCATGCTGGCGGGTGATCCGGACGGTAGCGAACTGCATCGGCGCATCAAGTCAGCCAGCCGCGAGGCGCATCACTTGCATGCATTCTTGCGCTTTCATCCGCTGCCCGCTGATGCGGATCTGGACTACGTGGCCTGGCATGAGCCGGCGCATGACATTCTCGCCAGCGCCAGCATGCATTTCGCCGAACGTCTTGGCCGCCAGCGCTGGTTGATCGCTACACCCCGCGATGCGGTCTGGTATGACGGCCAGCAGCTGCATTACCGTCAGCCCTGTCCGCCTGAGTGGCGAGTACGAGCTGAGGCGGTGCGGGGCAAGGATGACGCGCTGTGGGAAACCTACTACGCGAGTATCTTCAATCCGGCACGGCTGAACCGCAAAGTCATGCAGGGGCATATGCCGCTGCGGTTCTGGAAGGGGCTGACCGAGGGCAAGTTGATTCCCGTGTTGCTAAGCAAGGCGCGGGCGGGATCACAGAAAGACGGCCAGGCCGACGGCGTATCGGGCAAGGCCGGGAAGGTTATTCGTCTGGCGAGAAGCAAGGCTGTTGCCGACGGGCCGGCAACAGCTCAGATCGGTGTAAAAGACGCGTCGATCAGGGAGTCATGA
- a CDS encoding putative DNA modification/repair radical SAM protein: MELIEKLTILADAAKYDASCASSGAPKRSSRGKDGIGATNGMGICHSYTPDGRCVSLLKILLTNFCLYDCQYCVNRRSSDVPRARFMPEEVVKLTLDFYQRNYVSGLFLSSGIIQSPDYTMEQLIRVAKLLREEHQFRGYIHLKTIPEADPALIEEAGRYADRLSVNIELPSPDSLIRLAPEKQIGSITGAMGTIDSASNESRADKRAPRFAPGGQSTQMIVGADASDDSRILHTAEALYGDYRLRRVYYSAFSPIPNSPSSVPFQAPPLLREHRLYQADFLLRSYGFKAGELIGAQGNLPLDIDPKLAWALVNRAQFPVDLNLAEPAMIARVPGIGIRSAQRIVSLRRLKRIRFEDLLRMRCVMDKARPFIVTSDYRPRQDTVESSLLRRQLSDQPAQMALWG, translated from the coding sequence ATGGAGCTAATCGAAAAACTCACCATTCTGGCCGATGCAGCGAAGTATGACGCGTCCTGCGCCAGTAGTGGCGCGCCCAAGCGCAGCTCCCGCGGCAAGGACGGCATTGGCGCGACCAATGGCATGGGCATCTGTCACAGCTATACTCCGGACGGTCGCTGCGTCTCGCTACTGAAAATTCTGCTGACCAACTTCTGTCTGTATGACTGCCAATACTGCGTTAACCGCCGGTCCAGTGATGTGCCGCGGGCGCGCTTTATGCCGGAGGAAGTGGTCAAGCTGACGCTGGATTTCTACCAGCGCAATTATGTTAGCGGGCTGTTTCTCAGTTCGGGCATTATCCAGTCGCCGGATTACACCATGGAGCAGTTGATCCGCGTGGCCAAGTTGCTGCGCGAAGAACATCAGTTCCGCGGCTATATCCACCTCAAGACCATTCCCGAGGCGGACCCGGCGCTGATCGAAGAGGCCGGACGTTATGCCGACCGGCTTAGCGTGAATATCGAGCTGCCCAGTCCGGATAGTCTGATTCGTCTGGCACCGGAAAAACAGATCGGCAGTATTACCGGCGCCATGGGTACCATCGATAGCGCATCGAATGAATCACGCGCAGACAAGCGTGCGCCCAGGTTTGCCCCGGGCGGGCAGAGCACGCAGATGATCGTCGGTGCCGATGCCAGTGATGACAGCCGCATTCTGCATACCGCCGAAGCCTTGTACGGCGATTATCGACTGCGCCGGGTCTACTATTCGGCATTCAGCCCGATCCCCAACAGTCCCTCCTCGGTGCCTTTCCAGGCGCCGCCCTTGTTGCGCGAGCATCGGTTATATCAAGCTGACTTTCTGCTGCGCAGCTACGGCTTCAAGGCCGGCGAGTTGATCGGCGCGCAGGGTAATCTGCCGCTGGATATCGACCCCAAGCTGGCCTGGGCGCTGGTTAACCGGGCGCAGTTTCCGGTCGATCTGAACCTGGCAGAGCCGGCGATGATCGCCCGGGTGCCAGGCATTGGTATTCGCTCGGCGCAGCGCATAGTCAGCCTGCGCCGGCTCAAGCGCATCCGCTTTGAAGACCTGTTGCGGATGCGCTGCGTGATGGACAAGGCACGGCCGTTTATCGTCACCAGCGATTACCGCCCCCGCCAGGACACGGTGGAATCCAGCCTGCTGCGCCGCCAATTGAGCGATCAACCGGCGCAAATGGCGCTCTGGGGCTGA
- the pdeM gene encoding ligase-associated DNA damage response endonuclease PdeM, which yields MSRTLNWQLAGAEVVLHGDCALFYPAESALLVADTHFGKAALMRRRGLAVPSGQSRDDLHRLTNLLEEFNPQRLIVLGDFFHHRPMAGEPFLDMFPGWLAQHRSVSVEAVVGNHDRHAAGVDIGLRWHDHLDLGPFRLRHEPEQVPGRHVLAGHLHPVLTLQVAADRLRAPVFWFRDQVSVLPSFGALTGGWDLPRTAEGRTVLVVEGELFQGPD from the coding sequence ATGAGTCGTACCCTGAATTGGCAGTTGGCCGGCGCCGAAGTGGTGCTGCATGGTGACTGCGCATTGTTCTATCCCGCCGAGTCTGCATTGCTGGTCGCCGACACTCATTTCGGCAAGGCGGCTTTGATGCGCCGGCGTGGTCTGGCGGTCCCCAGCGGCCAGAGCCGCGATGACCTGCATCGCCTGACCAATCTGCTTGAGGAGTTCAATCCTCAACGGCTGATCGTACTCGGCGATTTTTTCCACCATCGGCCGATGGCTGGCGAGCCCTTTCTGGATATGTTCCCCGGTTGGCTGGCGCAGCACCGGTCTGTGTCGGTAGAGGCAGTTGTGGGTAACCACGATCGGCACGCCGCAGGGGTGGATATCGGTCTGCGTTGGCACGATCATCTGGATCTGGGGCCGTTCCGTTTACGCCATGAGCCCGAGCAGGTACCGGGGCGTCATGTGCTGGCCGGGCATCTGCACCCGGTGCTGACCTTGCAGGTTGCCGCTGACCGGCTACGCGCGCCGGTGTTCTGGTTTCGTGATCAGGTCAGTGTCTTGCCTTCGTTCGGAGCACTAACCGGAGGTTGGGATCTGCCGCGCACAGCTGAAGGGCGAACCGTACTGGTGGTCGAAGGCGAGCTTTTCCAGGGTCCGGATTAA